The sequence below is a genomic window from Acidobacteriota bacterium.
CGCAGTTGCCAGACGACTGTGAAGAGCGCCGCCGGTAAAGCGGTTGTGACTATCGAAGGGCTGAACGCGAAAGCCGAGCATCCGGTGCAGGTGTGCTGGCGGCAAGGCAACGTTCCGCAGTGCGGCTACTGCCAGAGCGGCCAGATCATGGCTGCTGCCGCGTTGCTCAAGCAGAAACCGAAGCCGACCGACACTGACATCGACACCGCGATGCGTGGCAACATCTGCCGGTGTGGGACCTATCAACGCATTCGCCAGGCGATCAAACAGGCAGCGGAGGTGAAGAAATGAACCGAATCGATCTGGTTACCCGCCGCACTTTTTTGGGCGGCGTCTTCTCCGCCGGCGCCTTCGTGCTAAGCGCGCAGCTCTTGCCGCTCGAGGCTCGCGCAGCTTCAGGAACAACCGCGGACAATGCCGCCTGGAACCCCAGCGTCTATCTTGGAATCGAGCCGGACGGAACCGTCGTGATCGTCGCGCATCGGTCCGAGATGGGAACCGGTATTCGCACCGGGCTGCCGACGATTGTCGCCGACGAACTCGAGGCCGACTGGGCGCGCGTGAAAGTCGAGCAAGCGCTCGGCGACGCGAAGTACGGCTCGCAGAACACGGACGGCTCGTGCTCGATTCGCGATTTTGCCGACGCGATGCGTGACGCGGGCGCCACCGCGCGGATGATGCTCGAAGCTGCAGCCGCCGCAAAGTGGGGTGTGCCGGTTGCTGAATGCAAAGCGCAGAATCATCAAGTCGTTCACACGCCGAGCAAACGCAAGCTCGGCTACGGCGAGCTGGTGGCGCTTGCGGCACAGCAGCCCCTGCCTAAGAAAGAAGAGCTGAAATACAAACCCGCGTCGGAGTATCGCTACATCGGCAAAGACCTGCCGGCCGTTGACCGCGATGACATTTGCGCCGGCCGCGGGACCTTCGGTATCGACGCGCGCATGCCGGGCATGGTTTACGCGTCAATCGAGCGCTCGCCTGTGCTTGGCGGCAAACTCAAAAGCTTCGACGATCAGGAAAC
It includes:
- a CDS encoding (2Fe-2S)-binding protein, whose protein sequence is MAGMTINVNGKDRTVDVHPDMPLLWLLRDTLDLTGTKFGCGMGLCGACTVHLNGAAVRSCQTTVKSAAGKAVVTIEGLNAKAEHPVQVCWRQGNVPQCGYCQSGQIMAAAALLKQKPKPTDTDIDTAMRGNICRCGTYQRIRQAIKQAAEVKK